In a genomic window of Nesterenkonia halotolerans:
- a CDS encoding sugar ABC transporter ATP-binding protein: MSLSDSTPVLELAGVRKTFGSVTALADGSITVYPGSIHALVGENGAGKSTLIKIVAGLHRRDRGTFRFRGADAAFNSTAEAKNAGIAVIYQEPTLFPDLSVTENIFMGRQPRSRGGRIDKHAMQQEAAEIFDRLGVNLDLNRPADGLSIADQQIIEIAKAISLDAHLLIMDEPTAALSGVEVERLFAVARSLRDEGRGIVFISHRFDEIFSLCDTITVMRDGSYVATTPTAETSNDELVTMMVGREVADLYPKTPAELGEVVLEVEELSSAGTFSDVSFTVRAGEIVGLAGLVGAGRSEIVRAVFGVDSYDSGTVKLNGRPVPKGQPSVAIRAGMALVPEDRRQQGLVVDASLARNIGAAIRRRLSRFGLITTSAENRAAGPWASQLEVKTSALSMNAATMSGGNQQKVAIAKWLATEPSLLIIDEPTRGIDVGTKAEVHRLLSQLAGEGMAILMISSELPEVMGMADRILVVGEGRISAELDRDEATAEKVMHAATARHEKNRQEAAA; the protein is encoded by the coding sequence ATGTCGCTCAGCGATTCCACGCCCGTGCTGGAACTCGCCGGCGTGCGCAAGACGTTCGGCAGCGTCACAGCACTCGCTGACGGCAGCATCACGGTCTATCCCGGGTCGATTCACGCGCTCGTGGGGGAGAACGGGGCTGGCAAGTCCACGCTGATCAAGATTGTCGCCGGACTGCACCGCCGCGATCGCGGCACCTTCCGCTTCCGCGGCGCGGACGCCGCCTTCAACTCCACCGCCGAAGCGAAGAATGCCGGCATCGCGGTGATCTACCAGGAGCCCACGCTCTTCCCAGACCTCTCCGTCACCGAGAACATCTTCATGGGCCGGCAGCCGCGATCCCGCGGAGGGCGCATCGACAAGCATGCGATGCAACAGGAGGCTGCCGAAATCTTCGACCGACTCGGCGTGAACCTGGACCTCAACCGCCCTGCTGACGGACTCTCGATCGCGGACCAGCAGATCATCGAGATCGCCAAGGCCATCTCCCTGGACGCGCACCTGCTCATCATGGACGAGCCCACTGCAGCACTCTCCGGCGTGGAGGTGGAACGCCTCTTCGCCGTGGCGAGGAGCCTGCGTGACGAGGGGCGCGGGATCGTCTTCATCTCCCACCGCTTCGATGAGATCTTCAGCCTCTGCGACACCATCACGGTGATGCGCGACGGTTCCTATGTGGCCACCACTCCGACCGCCGAGACCAGCAACGATGAGCTGGTCACGATGATGGTCGGGCGAGAGGTCGCAGACCTTTACCCGAAGACTCCCGCCGAGCTTGGCGAGGTCGTGCTGGAGGTGGAGGAGCTCAGTTCGGCAGGAACCTTCTCCGATGTCAGCTTCACGGTGCGTGCCGGGGAGATCGTCGGTCTGGCAGGTCTGGTGGGTGCTGGTCGGAGCGAGATCGTGCGGGCCGTCTTCGGGGTCGACTCCTATGACTCAGGCACGGTGAAGCTCAATGGGCGCCCCGTTCCGAAAGGCCAGCCCTCGGTCGCCATCCGCGCAGGAATGGCGCTGGTCCCGGAGGATCGACGCCAGCAGGGCCTCGTGGTCGATGCCTCGCTGGCGCGCAACATCGGTGCCGCGATACGCCGTCGGCTCTCCCGCTTCGGACTGATCACCACCTCGGCGGAGAACCGCGCCGCCGGACCATGGGCATCCCAGCTGGAGGTCAAGACCTCGGCCCTGTCCATGAACGCCGCCACGATGAGCGGCGGCAACCAGCAGAAGGTTGCCATCGCGAAATGGCTGGCCACGGAGCCCAGCCTGCTCATCATCGACGAGCCCACCCGCGGCATCGATGTGGGCACCAAAGCGGAGGTGCACCGGCTGCTGTCCCAGCTGGCAGGGGAGGGCATGGCCATCCTGATGATCTCCTCGGAGCTTCCCGAGGTCATGGGCATGGCCGACCGCATCCTGGTCGTCGGTGAGGGACGCATCAGTGCGGAGCTCGACCGTGACGAAGCCACCGCTGAGAAGGTCATGCACGCCGCGACGGCGCGACATGAGAAGAACCGACAGGAGGCAGCCGCATGA
- a CDS encoding beta-galactosidase: MTTPKNTSDAPSAAQGPHPLEWPSSVPGLAYGGDYNPEQWPESTRAEDVELMGAAGVNLVSVGIFSWAMLEPREGEYDWEWLDETMDRLHASGVRVALATATASPPPWLTHQHPQILPETAEGVTLWPGARQAYSVSNPVFREYALRMTWAVAQRYATHPALALWHVDNELGCHNSHDFSEDAAAAFRTWLTARYGTVEQLNKAWGTAFWSQRYSSFEEVLPPRTAPMFVNPTQQLDFHRYSSDELLDYFREMKAILRELTPGVPVTTNFMCTTRSKNMDYFSWAAEMDVIATDHYTVADDPHRHIELAFSADLTRGVAQGKPWMLMEHSTSAVNWQPRNHTKGPAEMLRDSLSHVAHGADAVMFFQWRQSRAGAEKYHSAMVPHAGTDSDVWRTSVSLGEALRRLAPVKGSRVEAEVAVLFDYAAWWGAELDSHPVNDLSYPQEVLHWYRGLWESGVSVDVVHPSADLSRYRAIIVPTLYLVTDADASNVAAAAEAGASVLITCFSGIVDEHDAVRLGGYPGAFRELLGIRTEEFWPLQAQEQVHLDDGTRGSLWSEKIHLHDDGAGAAQALRRFASLRLTGEVGPGGVPEAVAPTAAPTGEFALSGWPAVTRREVGEGAAWYVGTRPDDAGVRALTAELLIEAGVSPVHEDAPEGVEVIRRSAASGEEPKSFLFALNHTSTDVRLRVRGLEVLSGQKVRGKLTVPAGGVAVVHEA, translated from the coding sequence ATGACCACGCCGAAGAACACGTCCGACGCACCCTCAGCCGCGCAGGGGCCCCATCCGCTGGAGTGGCCGAGCTCGGTCCCCGGGCTTGCCTACGGCGGAGACTACAACCCGGAACAATGGCCTGAGTCCACCCGTGCGGAGGATGTGGAGCTGATGGGCGCCGCAGGCGTGAACCTGGTCAGCGTGGGGATCTTTTCCTGGGCCATGCTCGAGCCGCGCGAAGGAGAGTATGACTGGGAGTGGCTGGACGAGACCATGGACCGGCTTCACGCCTCCGGGGTCCGCGTCGCACTGGCCACCGCAACTGCCTCCCCGCCGCCCTGGCTCACCCACCAGCACCCGCAGATCCTGCCGGAGACGGCTGAGGGCGTCACGCTGTGGCCCGGCGCGCGGCAGGCATATTCGGTCTCGAACCCGGTCTTTCGCGAGTACGCGCTGCGGATGACCTGGGCGGTGGCGCAGCGCTACGCCACGCACCCCGCGCTGGCGCTCTGGCATGTGGACAACGAGCTGGGCTGCCACAACTCCCATGATTTCTCCGAGGACGCGGCGGCCGCCTTCCGCACGTGGCTCACCGCCCGCTACGGCACAGTCGAACAGCTCAACAAGGCCTGGGGCACCGCCTTCTGGTCCCAGCGCTATTCGAGCTTCGAGGAGGTCCTCCCGCCGCGCACCGCCCCGATGTTCGTGAACCCGACCCAGCAGCTGGACTTCCACCGATATTCCTCGGACGAGCTGCTCGACTACTTTCGGGAGATGAAGGCGATCCTGCGCGAGCTCACCCCGGGCGTGCCGGTGACCACCAACTTCATGTGCACCACGCGGTCCAAGAACATGGACTACTTCTCCTGGGCGGCGGAGATGGACGTGATCGCCACCGACCACTACACCGTGGCCGATGACCCGCACCGGCACATCGAGCTCGCCTTCAGCGCAGACCTGACCCGCGGCGTCGCCCAGGGAAAGCCCTGGATGCTGATGGAGCACTCCACCTCTGCTGTGAACTGGCAGCCACGCAACCACACCAAGGGCCCTGCCGAGATGCTGCGCGACTCACTGAGCCATGTCGCCCACGGCGCCGACGCGGTGATGTTCTTCCAGTGGCGGCAGTCTCGGGCAGGCGCGGAGAAGTATCACTCCGCGATGGTGCCCCATGCAGGCACCGACAGTGACGTGTGGCGGACGAGCGTGAGCCTGGGGGAGGCGCTGCGCCGCCTCGCCCCGGTCAAGGGGTCACGGGTGGAGGCTGAAGTCGCCGTCCTCTTTGACTATGCGGCCTGGTGGGGCGCGGAGCTGGACTCCCATCCGGTCAACGACCTCTCCTATCCGCAGGAGGTGCTGCACTGGTACCGGGGCCTCTGGGAGTCCGGGGTGAGCGTCGACGTCGTCCACCCCTCGGCTGATCTGAGCCGCTACCGCGCGATCATCGTGCCCACGCTCTACCTGGTGACCGACGCCGATGCTTCCAATGTCGCCGCGGCGGCGGAGGCCGGCGCCTCGGTGCTGATCACCTGCTTCAGCGGGATCGTGGACGAGCACGACGCCGTTCGACTCGGTGGGTACCCCGGAGCATTTCGCGAGCTGCTGGGCATCCGCACCGAGGAGTTCTGGCCGCTCCAGGCCCAGGAGCAGGTGCACCTGGACGACGGCACGCGCGGGTCACTGTGGAGCGAGAAGATCCACCTGCACGACGACGGCGCGGGAGCCGCACAGGCGCTGCGGCGCTTCGCCTCACTCCGGCTCACGGGCGAAGTCGGTCCTGGAGGCGTTCCAGAGGCGGTCGCACCCACAGCGGCGCCCACGGGGGAGTTCGCCCTCTCCGGCTGGCCCGCGGTCACACGCCGCGAGGTCGGTGAAGGAGCCGCTTGGTATGTCGGGACCCGGCCCGACGATGCTGGAGTACGTGCCCTGACCGCGGAGCTGCTGATCGAGGCCGGAGTGTCTCCGGTGCATGAGGACGCCCCCGAGGGGGTTGAGGTGATCCGCCGCAGCGCCGCCTCCGGCGAGGAGCCGAAGAGCTTCCTCTTCGCGCTCAACCACACCAGCACCGACGTCCGGCTCAGGGTCAGAGGGCTCGAGGTGCTGAGCGGACAGAAGGTCCGCGGGAAGCTGACGGTTCCCGCCGGAGGCGTGGCGGTGGTGCACGAGGCATGA
- a CDS encoding LacI family DNA-binding transcriptional regulator: MALAQVRDVAARAQVSPATVSNALNHPDKVSEATRERVQAAISELGYVRNDAARQLRQQQNLAVGMIVLDIGNPFFADVARGAENSLGALERPLLLGNSSQSPQRELTQLRLFEEQRVSGILITPVGDILDRLRQIKDHGISVVIVDREAGADEISSVSTNDVHGGQVAAEHLLELGRRRIAVIGGPQNIRQVAHRFQGAQTAAETHGDAEVRLWDTGAMDAKSGREATRALLELRPGQRPDAIFAANDLVALGALQELSRAGVRVPEDIALIGYDDIAFAATATVPISSVRQPAEEMGVHAAQLLVKAIQDPESAVGHEVFTPTLVARESTLGR; encoded by the coding sequence ATGGCTCTGGCTCAAGTCCGGGACGTCGCGGCACGCGCGCAGGTCTCCCCGGCAACTGTCTCGAATGCGCTCAACCATCCCGACAAAGTCTCCGAAGCGACTCGGGAACGCGTGCAAGCCGCCATCTCCGAGCTCGGCTACGTGCGCAATGACGCCGCTCGACAGCTGAGACAGCAGCAGAATCTCGCCGTGGGCATGATCGTCCTCGACATCGGCAATCCCTTCTTCGCTGATGTCGCGCGTGGTGCCGAAAACAGCCTTGGGGCGCTCGAGCGCCCGCTGCTGCTGGGCAATTCCAGCCAGAGCCCCCAGCGCGAACTCACTCAGCTTCGCCTCTTCGAGGAGCAACGCGTGTCGGGAATCCTGATCACTCCCGTCGGGGACATCCTGGACCGGCTTCGCCAGATCAAGGACCACGGCATCTCCGTGGTGATCGTGGACCGCGAAGCCGGCGCAGACGAGATCTCGTCTGTCTCCACCAACGACGTCCATGGCGGTCAGGTGGCCGCCGAACACCTGCTCGAGCTGGGGCGGCGCAGGATCGCCGTGATCGGCGGACCGCAGAACATTCGCCAGGTGGCGCACCGATTCCAGGGCGCCCAGACCGCTGCCGAGACTCACGGCGACGCCGAGGTGCGCCTCTGGGACACCGGCGCGATGGACGCGAAATCAGGCCGCGAGGCCACCCGGGCGCTGCTTGAACTGCGCCCCGGACAGCGCCCGGACGCCATCTTCGCCGCCAATGACCTGGTCGCGCTCGGGGCGCTGCAGGAGCTTTCCCGCGCCGGAGTGCGGGTCCCGGAGGACATCGCGCTGATCGGGTATGACGATATCGCTTTCGCCGCTACAGCGACCGTCCCCATCAGCTCGGTCCGGCAGCCTGCGGAGGAGATGGGCGTCCACGCCGCCCAGCTCCTGGTCAAAGCCATCCAAGACCCGGAGTCCGCTGTCGGTCACGAGGTGTTCACCCCGACCCTGGTCGCGCGAGAGTCCACTCTGGGGCGCTGA
- a CDS encoding aldehyde dehydrogenase (NADP(+)): MTAETMQTQDLTGRSIIAGESVTGAGRRVNGYNPATNEALEPEYSLIDEAQLATATSAAAEAFETFSQLDPETHAAFLEKVAENIEAAAEPLTERVMAETGLPQARVQGERGRTVNQLRLFASVIRQGDFRGTRWDTADPERKPLPKPDVRQRMIPLGPVAVFGASNFPLAFSVAGGDTASALAAGCPVVFKAHNAHPGTSEIVGTAITAAVRELGLHPGVFSLIYGPGASIGQALASDPAIKAVGFTGSRGAGISLMQAAAAREVPIPVYAEMSSINPVFFFNGLLEDTIAQGDQALTDLGQAYLSSVTGSSGQLCTAPGLVFVPSGAHGDAFLEAVADAAKPAPGQTMLTQSIAASWNEGVEQLSSQEGVALVGRGTDGAGENAPAPVVFQASTAAFRDNPVLHEEIFGAASLVIRYDSAGDLVSAAQNLEGQLTATLHLSESDHARAAPLIPVLEGKVGRILANGWPTGVEVNHSMVHGGPFPATSDSRSTSVGTRAIERFLRPVAYQNLPESLLPAPVKTENPWKLNRRVNGTITLAD, translated from the coding sequence ATGACCGCAGAAACCATGCAGACTCAGGACCTCACAGGACGCTCCATCATCGCTGGAGAAAGCGTGACCGGAGCAGGCAGGAGGGTCAACGGCTACAACCCCGCCACGAACGAGGCCCTGGAGCCGGAGTATTCGCTGATCGATGAGGCTCAGCTCGCCACCGCAACCTCGGCTGCGGCCGAAGCCTTCGAGACGTTCTCCCAGCTGGACCCCGAGACTCATGCCGCTTTCCTGGAGAAGGTGGCGGAGAACATCGAGGCCGCGGCTGAGCCGCTGACCGAACGGGTCATGGCGGAGACAGGTCTCCCGCAGGCCCGGGTCCAGGGCGAGCGGGGTCGCACCGTGAACCAGCTGCGCCTCTTCGCCTCGGTCATCCGGCAGGGCGACTTTCGCGGAACCCGCTGGGACACCGCGGACCCTGAGCGCAAGCCGCTGCCCAAGCCGGACGTGCGCCAACGCATGATCCCGCTGGGCCCAGTGGCAGTGTTTGGTGCCAGCAACTTTCCGCTGGCCTTCTCCGTGGCCGGTGGCGACACCGCCTCGGCCCTGGCGGCAGGATGCCCGGTCGTGTTCAAGGCACACAATGCCCATCCCGGCACTTCGGAGATCGTCGGAACTGCCATCACTGCGGCGGTCCGTGAGCTTGGGCTGCACCCTGGCGTCTTCTCACTGATCTACGGACCAGGTGCCTCCATCGGGCAGGCGCTGGCGAGCGACCCTGCGATCAAGGCCGTGGGCTTCACCGGATCCCGGGGGGCAGGCATCTCGCTCATGCAGGCAGCCGCGGCCCGTGAGGTCCCGATCCCGGTCTATGCCGAGATGAGCAGCATCAATCCGGTCTTCTTCTTCAACGGCCTTCTCGAAGACACCATCGCGCAGGGTGATCAGGCGCTCACCGATCTGGGCCAGGCCTATCTCAGCTCGGTCACCGGGTCCTCCGGACAGCTCTGCACCGCCCCGGGCCTGGTCTTCGTTCCCTCGGGCGCGCACGGCGATGCCTTCCTGGAGGCAGTGGCTGACGCCGCGAAGCCGGCACCCGGCCAGACCATGCTCACCCAATCCATCGCAGCCTCCTGGAACGAAGGCGTCGAGCAGCTCTCCTCCCAGGAGGGCGTGGCGCTGGTGGGCCGCGGCACCGACGGAGCTGGCGAGAACGCCCCAGCTCCCGTGGTCTTCCAGGCCTCCACCGCAGCGTTCCGCGACAACCCGGTGCTGCATGAGGAGATCTTCGGTGCGGCGTCGCTGGTCATCCGCTACGACTCGGCCGGGGACCTGGTCTCCGCGGCGCAGAACCTGGAGGGTCAGCTCACGGCCACGCTGCATCTGAGCGAGTCGGATCACGCCCGGGCGGCACCGCTGATCCCGGTGCTGGAGGGCAAGGTCGGCCGCATCCTCGCCAACGGCTGGCCCACCGGCGTGGAGGTCAACCACTCCATGGTCCATGGCGGGCCCTTCCCCGCCACCTCGGATTCACGCAGCACCTCCGTGGGCACGCGAGCGATCGAGCGGTTCCTGCGCCCTGTGGCCTACCAGAACCTGCCGGAGTCCCTGTTGCCGGCACCGGTGAAGACAGAGAACCCCTGGAAGCTGAACCGACGGGTCAACGGCACCATCACACTGGCTGACTGA
- a CDS encoding FadR/GntR family transcriptional regulator, which translates to MTLNRTASLVARLRQQILEDILPIGAKLPSESDLISIHGVSRTVVREALLQLRTEGLIHTRRGTGSFVLTAPTESTSRASSPPRTPAERLELIEFRIAVECEASALASQRRSASQLTSLGDAVAAFSDAAEHPASAVEHDFAFHRGIAEASANPYLLEAVTTMGPTMISMPRTRLQSSSSRHQLAAQEHRSILEAIRESDATGAAAAMRAHLSASRRRALDL; encoded by the coding sequence ATGACCCTGAATCGCACGGCCAGCCTCGTCGCCCGGCTGCGTCAGCAGATCCTGGAGGACATCCTCCCGATCGGCGCAAAGCTGCCCAGCGAGTCTGATCTGATCTCCATCCATGGCGTGAGTCGCACCGTGGTGCGTGAGGCGCTCCTTCAGCTGCGCACCGAGGGATTGATCCACACTCGACGCGGCACTGGAAGTTTCGTGCTGACCGCGCCGACCGAGTCCACCAGCAGAGCATCATCGCCGCCGCGGACCCCGGCAGAGCGACTTGAGCTCATCGAGTTTCGCATCGCCGTGGAGTGCGAGGCGTCCGCACTCGCGTCCCAGCGACGAAGCGCGTCGCAGCTCACGAGCCTCGGTGACGCGGTCGCAGCCTTCAGCGACGCCGCGGAGCATCCCGCCTCTGCCGTGGAACATGACTTTGCTTTCCACCGAGGCATCGCCGAAGCGTCCGCGAACCCCTATCTGCTGGAGGCTGTCACCACCATGGGGCCGACCATGATCTCCATGCCGCGCACGCGGCTTCAGTCCAGCAGCTCACGCCATCAACTGGCTGCACAGGAGCACCGCAGCATCCTTGAAGCCATCCGCGAATCCGACGCCACAGGTGCCGCCGCAGCGATGCGCGCGCACCTGTCAGCGTCTCGCCGCCGGGCCCTAGACCTATGA
- a CDS encoding LysR family transcriptional regulator, producing MFTLDQTRSFVAVAEELHFGRAAERLNMTQPPLSRQIQKLEKSVGVRLIERDNRKVSLTTAGRAFLSDARKLLIAADQAPLTARRIARGRAGVLRIGFTATSALSILGQVLGTAAEHLPQVDVDLREMVTREQLAALISGGIDLGLARPPIDPEHFDSRLVQTESLRLAVPADHALTLLDRPVEAADLRETPLIMYSPLKARYFYDLAIRHMPIQHGNVVHTVSQILTMVSLVSAGRGVAFVPESASRLGITGVTHLDLAENAEDVVELHAIWRRNHRNPALTSLLEVLEDAPR from the coding sequence GTGTTCACGTTGGACCAGACCCGCAGCTTTGTCGCCGTGGCCGAAGAGCTTCACTTCGGACGCGCCGCCGAACGCCTCAACATGACCCAGCCCCCGCTGAGCCGCCAGATCCAGAAGCTCGAGAAATCAGTGGGCGTTCGCCTGATCGAGCGTGACAACCGCAAGGTATCGCTCACCACGGCGGGCCGGGCATTCCTCAGCGACGCTCGCAAGCTGCTCATCGCTGCGGATCAGGCTCCACTGACCGCACGCCGGATCGCACGCGGCCGTGCCGGGGTGCTGCGCATCGGATTCACGGCGACCTCGGCGCTGAGCATCCTGGGACAGGTCCTCGGCACGGCGGCGGAGCACCTTCCCCAGGTCGACGTCGACCTTCGTGAGATGGTGACCCGCGAGCAGCTTGCCGCACTGATCAGCGGCGGAATCGACCTTGGACTGGCACGACCCCCGATCGACCCTGAGCATTTCGACTCTCGACTGGTGCAGACCGAGTCGCTGCGCCTGGCCGTCCCGGCAGACCACGCGCTGACCCTGCTGGACCGCCCGGTCGAGGCCGCCGACCTCAGGGAGACACCCTTGATCATGTACTCGCCGCTCAAGGCGCGGTACTTCTATGACCTGGCAATCAGGCACATGCCGATCCAGCATGGGAACGTGGTCCATACCGTGAGCCAGATCCTCACCATGGTCTCGTTGGTCAGCGCCGGTCGTGGCGTCGCATTCGTCCCAGAGTCGGCTTCACGTCTCGGGATCACTGGAGTGACGCACCTGGACCTCGCCGAGAACGCCGAGGATGTGGTGGAGCTGCACGCCATCTGGCGCAGGAATCATCGCAACCCCGCGCTCACAAGCCTGCTCGAGGTCCTGGAAGACGCTCCCCGCTGA
- a CDS encoding L-talarate/galactarate dehydratase yields the protein MTYAPDTIRHIILSAATLPLAGPISDAKVFTGRQKPMTEVEMLFAEITTEQGFTGLGFSYSKRAGGPAQYAHAKEVAELAIGEDPNDIAKLYDRLLWAGASVGRSGVATQALAAIDIALYDLKARRAGLPLAKLLGAHRDSVRTYNTSGGFLHASIEEIQHNASRSLEAGIGGIKIKVGLPDTREDLRRVTAVREHLGPDVPLMVDANQQWDRATALRMGRALEEFDLVWIEEPLDAYDVEGHARLTQALDTPIATGEMLASVAEHEKLILGRACDIIQPDAPRVGGITQFLRLSTLAHQAGLALAPHFAMEIHLHLAAAYPTEPWVEHFDWLDPLFEERLEIADGRMLVPERPGLGVTLSSRARELTHASAEFGRP from the coding sequence ATGACCTATGCTCCCGACACCATCCGGCACATCATCCTTTCGGCCGCCACACTGCCGCTGGCAGGCCCTATCTCGGACGCTAAGGTCTTCACCGGAAGACAGAAGCCGATGACCGAGGTCGAGATGCTCTTCGCGGAGATCACCACCGAGCAGGGATTCACCGGCCTGGGCTTCTCCTACTCCAAGCGCGCGGGCGGCCCCGCCCAGTACGCCCACGCCAAAGAGGTCGCAGAGCTGGCCATAGGCGAGGACCCGAACGACATCGCGAAGCTCTATGACAGGCTGCTCTGGGCCGGCGCCTCGGTGGGGCGCTCCGGGGTCGCCACACAGGCGTTGGCGGCGATCGACATCGCTCTCTACGACCTCAAGGCGCGCCGGGCCGGCCTGCCGCTGGCCAAGCTGCTCGGGGCCCACCGCGACTCGGTGCGCACCTACAACACCTCCGGCGGCTTCCTCCACGCCTCCATCGAGGAGATCCAGCACAACGCCTCACGCTCCCTGGAGGCGGGCATCGGAGGCATCAAGATCAAGGTGGGACTCCCCGACACCCGCGAAGACCTCCGTCGGGTCACCGCGGTCCGCGAACACCTCGGTCCCGACGTGCCGCTGATGGTTGACGCCAACCAGCAGTGGGATCGTGCCACTGCCCTGCGGATGGGTCGAGCGCTCGAGGAGTTTGATCTGGTCTGGATCGAAGAGCCCCTGGACGCCTACGACGTCGAAGGCCACGCGCGCCTGACACAAGCCTTGGACACTCCGATCGCCACGGGGGAGATGCTGGCCTCGGTCGCCGAGCACGAGAAGCTCATCCTGGGCCGCGCCTGCGACATCATTCAGCCGGACGCACCGAGGGTCGGGGGCATCACCCAGTTTCTGCGACTCTCCACCCTGGCCCACCAGGCAGGTCTCGCGCTGGCACCCCACTTCGCCATGGAGATCCACCTGCACCTGGCCGCCGCCTACCCGACAGAGCCCTGGGTGGAACATTTCGACTGGCTGGACCCGCTCTTCGAGGAGCGGCTCGAGATCGCCGATGGTCGGATGCTGGTGCCGGAGCGCCCCGGTCTGGGCGTCACGCTGAGTTCCCGGGCCCGTGAGCTGACCCATGCCAGTGCCGAGTTCGGACGGCCGTGA
- a CDS encoding 5-dehydro-4-deoxyglucarate dehydratase produces MAKYTPQELADQLRDGLLSFPVTAFTSDLQVDEEAYRKHLNWQARQGVAGLFAAGGTGEGFSLSPEENAQVARMAVEEAGEVVPVLGSAGGATYLAVANARAAQAAGCEGVLLLPPYLTECDQLGLEAHVDAVCSAVDIGVIVYNRANAIYRADTVVRLAEKHKNFIGFKDATGDIEAVTRVVATAGDRLFYLGGLPTAETFALPMLQLGMSTYSSAMYNFVPEFALEFYADVRRQDRVAVTEKLNRFVLPYLDIRDRVKGYGVSIVKGGLKAVGRDAGSVRPPLQDMTEQDIQDLSDLIDAAGIRPAEAPALASA; encoded by the coding sequence GTGGCCAAGTACACCCCTCAAGAACTGGCGGACCAGCTCAGGGACGGACTGCTGTCCTTCCCGGTCACCGCGTTCACCTCGGATCTTCAGGTCGATGAAGAGGCCTACCGCAAGCACCTGAACTGGCAGGCCCGCCAAGGTGTGGCTGGCCTCTTCGCAGCCGGAGGCACGGGAGAAGGCTTCAGCCTCTCGCCGGAGGAGAACGCCCAGGTGGCGCGCATGGCCGTGGAAGAAGCCGGTGAGGTCGTTCCAGTCCTCGGGTCAGCCGGCGGAGCCACCTACCTCGCGGTGGCCAATGCCCGGGCCGCGCAGGCGGCCGGCTGCGAAGGCGTGCTGCTGCTGCCGCCATATCTGACCGAGTGCGATCAGCTGGGTCTCGAGGCCCATGTGGACGCGGTCTGCTCCGCAGTCGACATCGGCGTGATCGTCTACAACAGGGCAAATGCCATCTACCGCGCGGACACGGTCGTCCGACTCGCAGAGAAGCACAAGAACTTCATCGGCTTCAAAGATGCCACGGGCGATATCGAGGCCGTCACGCGGGTGGTCGCCACCGCCGGGGACCGGCTCTTCTACCTGGGCGGTCTGCCCACGGCCGAGACCTTCGCGCTGCCGATGCTGCAGCTGGGCATGAGCACCTACTCCTCCGCGATGTACAACTTCGTCCCCGAGTTCGCCCTCGAGTTCTACGCGGACGTTCGCAGGCAGGACCGCGTGGCGGTGACCGAGAAGCTCAATCGTTTCGTGTTGCCCTATCTGGACATCCGCGATCGAGTGAAGGGCTATGGCGTGTCCATCGTCAAGGGGGGCCTCAAAGCGGTGGGGCGAGATGCCGGATCGGTGCGACCACCGCTGCAGGACATGACAGAACAGGACATCCAAGACCTGTCCGACCTGATCGATGCCGCCGGGATCCGGCCGGCAGAAGCGCCGGCTCTGGCCAGCGCCTGA